GACAAATAAGTTCATTCCAAAGAAAGTTCTCACGATGAATAGATTCATCTTTGAATTAACAAATCACCCGAAAGATTTCTCTGTACGACTCAAGCTTCTCTTCGCCTGCGGATTGCTGGCCCTCATGACAGGTATTGTCGGGAGCCTTGCAATCTGGGCGCTTTCAAGTTCGAATTATTCGTTTCAAGCCATGGTGGATCAAGACGTTCCTTCCATTATCTATCTGGAGCAGGCTGAACGGGATATGCTCGAAGCGCAAGTCCCCGAACGAAGCCTGATGTTCATGAAAATGGGAACTCCCGAATCAAACGCCATGATACGGGAACACCAGGAGAATATCCGGCAGGTTGAAGAGGGCTGGGAAAAATACAAGAGTCTGTCAACCAGCGAAAATGAAAAAAAGCTTTGGAATCCCTTTGAAGTGGCCTGGAGAGACTGGAAGAAATCCTCAAACGAAGTTCTGAAGGTTTTATCGGAAGATACACCTTCCGCTCGTCGCGACGCAATCGATATCGCCATGGGCGAGAGCGCCGTCAAGTTCGTGGCCGCCCGAGATCTCCTCGACAAAGTAACTGAACATCAGATCCTGGAAGCCAAAATTCAGGCTCAGCGCGGACGAACTCAAGCCTCTATCTTTCTCGCGTGGGTCATAGGAATTGTGATTGCCGCCTTTTTTCTTGCGCTTCTCTTCAGCCTATTGCTCGCCCGTTCCATTTCCATTCCGCTTGGAAAAGTTGCCACGACACTCCACCGCGTTGCAGAAGGTGATCTGACGGTCACATTGGATATCGGGGCGTCCAAACCGGTTGTCAAATAAAACAGTGTCGATCTTATTTGTACGTTCTTCCCCTGCTTCTTGATCCCTGACAAGATGGCCGATTTTTTCGATGTGATTTAATCATCGGGTCCGAGATATTTCCACAACTCAGGCATCGCCACCCCACAAAAAGATTCCGGCTAGCCGTTTCCAGATGATCCTGAAATGACTCAAAGACCATGAGTCCTCTGCATTTTGAACATTCCATTTCCATTCCTTATTTGTCCCCATTTCCTATCTAAAGGTTCCCTTCCGTATGTCAGCTGGCCATAAACAATATCTTGTGGATTGTAGAATCAATATAGCCACAAGTCTTTTCGCAAAGGTAATTCTTTGTAACAAATTGTATCTTCTCGATTTTTCTTACCTTTTGGATTCCGCAACCGGATTGACCATGGTAAAATATGACCGGTGATGGAAAATAAAACGCTCAATATTTTTATGATCGACGACGACGAAAAGTTGTCCGGATTAATGGGAAATTTTTTAAGAGAGTTCAATATACAACTCACTTCAGCAACGCATCCCAAAGACGGCCTAAAAAAGTTTTTTCAAGGGAATTACCGTTTACTCATTTTGGATATCATGCTCCCGGAAATGGATGGATTTCAGCTCTGCAGGGAAGTTCGAAAAGAATCCAATGTGCCGATCATTATGCTGACCGCCAGAGGCGAGGTTGCCGATCGCATTGTGGGACTTGAAATGGGAGCGGACGACTATCTCTCCAAGCCTTTTGAACCTCGAGAACTTGTCGCCAGGATTCAGTCCATTCTCCGGAGAACCTTGACCCCTGAAAAGATCGAGTTCTCGACATGGGTCAGTGGCGATCTCACCGTAGATCTGTTCTCTCGCGAAGTCTTCCTGAATCGGATTCCCTTACAACTCACCACAACTGAATTCGAACTTCTCAAGCTCTTCATGGCCAATTCTGGAAAGGCCATGAACCGGGATTTCATCATGGACGAACTAAAAGGGATTGATTGGGATGTGTTTAATCGTTCCATTGACATTGCCATCAGCCGGCTCAGACACAAACTGAAAGATACCCCCAGGAATCCCAAGTTCCTCAAAACCATCTGGGGCGAGGGTTATATGTTCATTTCTCCCGTTCAAAAGTCTGAGAAAGCGGGATGATCTGGCCCCGATCCCTTCATGCCAAGATATTCACCATTTTTTTTACGACCACTCTCTTAATCATTCTTTCGATCTTTTTTTTCGCCCGCTCCCTGGACACTTCCCGGAAAAGCGGTTTCCTATCGGTTAGAAAAAATCTGTCCGTGCACCTTCGCTCCCAGATTGAAAAAATCGGCGTTCCCCCCGATCTTCAAAAAGCGGCGGCCATCGCAAAAGAGCTGGATCTCAAGATCGGCATTTCGGGACCCGGAACGACTTGGAAGTCTGATCCTCTTCTGGATGATTCAGAGTTTCTCACCGCGAAGCCGGATTCTCATTTCAGAGATTTCCGATTTGGACGAATCAAAGGCCGTCTCTTTGCCGTTTCTGAAAGAAATGGATTTACCTATGAATTTGAATTCCTATCCAGTGAATTTTTCACCTTTCCTTATCGCCTGATCATCGCATTGGCTACGATCGTTATGATTATTCTCCTGATGAGTTTTGTTGTCACCCGCTGGGTCATGAATCCTGTGAGGCCGCTGGTGACAGGAGTGGAAGAACTCTCAAAAGGCAATTTCGAGTATCGGATCCAGTTTCAGCAAAACGATGAATTCGGATTCTTTGCAAAAATTTTTAACAAGATGGCGGAACAGATTCAGCAAATGCTGAAAGCCAAAGATAAGCTTCTATTAGATGTGAGCCACGAGCTGAGAAGTCCTCTTGGAAGAATGAAAGTCGCCTCTGAAATGATACAAGAGGAAGCGATGAAATCTTCTTTGAAAGAAGATATTCACGATATGGAATTTATGATCGATGAAATTCTGGAAGGATACAGGCTCCATGTCCCCCAGGGAGCCTTGAAACTGGAGCGAATCGACTTAGCCGTACTCCTGGAAGAGTTGACGGGTCTTTATCGATTCTCGGGCGTTGGGGTATCGTTTCGGAATACCCTTTCGGGTCAGGCCTGGATTCTGGGAGACGCCATCCGGCTAAAAAAAGCTTTTACCAATCTCATTGAGAATGGAATAAAGTTTTCAGAGTGTGCGCTGTCTCCGGTTGAACTGGTCCTCACAGAAGAAGGTCGCGCTTTCGGCGTCAAAGTGATCGACCATGGATCCGGAATCAGGGAGTCCGAACTGAATCTCGTCTTTGAGCCCTTTTATAAAATGGACAGCGCCAGAGAAAAGAAGGGCGGCGGCTATGGACTGGGATTAAGCATTTGCAAGGAGATTATCTCGGCTCACGAAGGACTAATCTCCGTAACAAGCCGCGAGAATGATTTTACCCAATTCGCCATTCTTCTTCCGAAAGCTTGATCATTTCGAGCCTGTCATTCGGGCGGATCATCTTTCCAGTTTCCAATCAATTTACATGCCCGGGTCACTCGTCGCCCATTTTTTGATTGAATGAGAAGACAACCCCAAATAGAATCGGAACGGTATCGCAACCTCCATAAAAGAGTTTCAATTTCGATGACGATCGAATATATTAATTTTTCAACAAAGGGCATTTATGAAAGTATTTCCGATTTTGGGAGCATCGATTGGCGTGCTGTGGATTACCGGTTGCGCTTCGATGCACTACGACTCAAAAATGTCCCAAACCACCGACTATCTGAAATCGGGAAAGGTCGACCTTGCTCTGGCCGATCTGGAGTCCCACAATCCCTTGCCGGACAAGGGTCTCCTTTACTATCTTGAAAAAGGAGAGCTCCAAAGAATAAAAGGGAGCCTGGTCGAAAGCCGGGCTTCCTGGCTCAAAGCCGATTACCTGGTCCGAAAATGGGAAGATCAGGTCAAACTGGATTTTTCCAAATTGATGGGTGACGTCGGGTCTTTTCTGATCAACGACACGACGCGACGTTACGACGGAAGAGACTATGAGAAAGTCCTCTTAAATGTTGAACTGGCTCTCAATCATCTCGCTTTGAACCATTGGGATGACGCCAGAATTGAAATAAAAAAGATGCACGAGCGGGAAGCCATCATTGCCGAGTTTCGCGCCAAGGAACTTGAAAACGCCAAAGAAAAAGCTTCAAACAAAGGAATTCAGGCAACGTCGTTTAAGGAATTGAAAGGATATCCCATTGAAACGCTAGAGGCTCCGGAAGTTCGAGAGCTGAAAAATTCGTACGAATCGGCCTTTGCGAACTACCTGGCAGGCTTTGTCTACGAATCCCTGGGTGAAGTTTCTCTTGCGGCTCCGGGATACCGCAGGGCGGCAGAGATGCGTCCCAATATTCCGCTGATTGATGAGGGCCTCCTCGGCCTTGACGAGAGGATTCGATCCGCGCACCCAGACGTGACCGACACCCTTTTTGTGATTGAATCCGAATTTGCGCCCGCGATTCAATCCCAGGAATTCGGCCTCTTTTTGCCAATCGCCTGTAAAAACGGCTATTGCCCGGAACTGGTCCAGATTTCATGGCCGGTCATCAGGCTCCAGGCAAGCGCTGCTTTAACGTCGTCCATCACGGTCGATCATCAATCATTTCCTGTTGTGATGATGACCAGCGTCGACGCGATGGCGCGCCGCGCCTTATCGGATGAGATGCCGGTGATTATCGCAAGAACCGCAATCAGAGCCATCGCAAAAACGGTCGTCCAGAAAGGGATCGATGATAAAACATCGGATCTGGGATTGCCCGGTCTTCTGGTCAGCATCGGGGCAAAAATCGGAACGGCCGTTTCAGAAACGGCGGACGAACGGGCCTGGAGGACACTTCCCGGCTATTATTCCATCGCCCGGGCAAGGCTCCCTGCGGGGGCACATCATATCGGAATCCAAACTTCTGTCGGCGAACAGGATCTGGAAGTTCGTCTTTCAGGAGGTTACGCGGTTGTTTCATTGCGCACTCTGGGAGGGAGGATCCATCTATTGAACTCTTCTGACGAAAAAGCTCAAACAGATCATTAAATTGCTTAATCGTCTCAATTTGGATATTCTAAATAAACAGGAATTTTAATGACAGGTCAGAAAAGTGAGGGAAATATGGGAAAAATTCTAATTCGCCTGGTCTTATTGATAGCACTCTGC
This window of the Nitrospirota bacterium genome carries:
- a CDS encoding MCP four helix bundle domain-containing protein, which encodes MNRFIFELTNHPKDFSVRLKLLFACGLLALMTGIVGSLAIWALSSSNYSFQAMVDQDVPSIIYLEQAERDMLEAQVPERSLMFMKMGTPESNAMIREHQENIRQVEEGWEKYKSLSTSENEKKLWNPFEVAWRDWKKSSNEVLKVLSEDTPSARRDAIDIAMGESAVKFVAARDLLDKVTEHQILEAKIQAQRGRTQASIFLAWVIGIVIAAFFLALLFSLLLARSISIPLGKVATTLHRVAEGDLTVTLDIGASKPVVK
- a CDS encoding response regulator transcription factor encodes the protein MENKTLNIFMIDDDEKLSGLMGNFLREFNIQLTSATHPKDGLKKFFQGNYRLLILDIMLPEMDGFQLCREVRKESNVPIIMLTARGEVADRIVGLEMGADDYLSKPFEPRELVARIQSILRRTLTPEKIEFSTWVSGDLTVDLFSREVFLNRIPLQLTTTEFELLKLFMANSGKAMNRDFIMDELKGIDWDVFNRSIDIAISRLRHKLKDTPRNPKFLKTIWGEGYMFISPVQKSEKAG
- a CDS encoding HAMP domain-containing histidine kinase translates to MIWPRSLHAKIFTIFFTTTLLIILSIFFFARSLDTSRKSGFLSVRKNLSVHLRSQIEKIGVPPDLQKAAAIAKELDLKIGISGPGTTWKSDPLLDDSEFLTAKPDSHFRDFRFGRIKGRLFAVSERNGFTYEFEFLSSEFFTFPYRLIIALATIVMIILLMSFVVTRWVMNPVRPLVTGVEELSKGNFEYRIQFQQNDEFGFFAKIFNKMAEQIQQMLKAKDKLLLDVSHELRSPLGRMKVASEMIQEEAMKSSLKEDIHDMEFMIDEILEGYRLHVPQGALKLERIDLAVLLEELTGLYRFSGVGVSFRNTLSGQAWILGDAIRLKKAFTNLIENGIKFSECALSPVELVLTEEGRAFGVKVIDHGSGIRESELNLVFEPFYKMDSAREKKGGGYGLGLSICKEIISAHEGLISVTSRENDFTQFAILLPKA